The following are from one region of the Anguilla rostrata isolate EN2019 chromosome 7, ASM1855537v3, whole genome shotgun sequence genome:
- the hbp1 gene encoding HMG box-containing protein 1 isoform X2: MATGLSGELTWHNMVWEVKTKVVPRSIEKGQQVELQSVSGMDEAFDMLKCNEDLPSSPGCPTNDLPELQEVQESRASPAAFQVAAGVSHQERPWESWSPAPDSGSPNTSWLTELANIATSPQSPLLQSSPCNRSSPVHIFANSNSLHSYARPPLASSSAPSPAHGHLRERRRVRASSESESGVFCTSSLSDDDDMGWSHSWPSTAWHCFLKGTRLRFHRGPNVEWQDVEELGDSDDESDDEREALSPSLKSYGSEGLKLVAHEETVSFGQSVLKLTFDPGSPEDGLLTAECRLDHPFFVKNKGWASFYPSLTVVQHGIPCYEVQLGDVFLPPGHRDAINCDDSVVFDTFRSYDFTPLDSSAVYVLSSMARQRRASQSSGGAVSPDCEKLGRDAEPPGPSQSPHGKASRSHTSGTASSATPTKCKRPMNAFMLFAKKYRVEYTQMYPGKDNRAISVILGDKWKKMKNEERRMYTMEAKALAEEQKRLNPDCWKRKRTNSGSQQN; the protein is encoded by the exons ATGGCGACGGGTTTG tccGGGGAGCTGACATGGCATAATATGGTGTGGGAAGTGAAGACTAAAGTGGTGCCACGCAGTATAGAGAAAGGCCAGCAGGTGGAGCTGCAGAGCGTCTCAGGAATGGATGAAGCTTTCGACATGCTAAAGTGCAACGAGGATCTGCCGTCCTCTCCAGGATGCCCTACCA atGACCTCCCTGagctgcaggaggtgcaggagagcCGGGCGTCGCCAGCGGCGTTCCAGGTGGCAGCGGGAGTGTCCCATCAGGAGCGACCCTGGGAGagctggagccccgcccccgacaGCGGCTCCCCCAACACCAGCTGGCTGACAGAGCTGGCCAACATTGCCACGAGCCCTCAGAGTCCTCTCTTACAGAGCTCCCCCTGCAACAG GTCCTCTCCTGTCCACATCTTTGCCAACAGCAACAGTTTACATTCCTACGCCCGCCCCCCGCTAGCCTCCAGCAGCGCGCCCAGTCCTGCCCACGGTCACCTGAGAGAGCGCAGACGGGTCAGG GCCAGCAGCGAATCGGAGTCGGGCGTCTTCTGCACCTCCTCGCTCTCGGACGACGATGACATGGGCTGGTCCCATTCGTGGCCCTCCACGGCCTGGCACTGCTTTCTGAAAG GCACACGCCTGCGCTTCCACAGGGGCCCCAACGTGGAGTGGCAGGACGTGGAGGAGCTGGGCGACTCTGACGATGAGTCTGACGACGAGAGAGAGGCACTTTCCCCCTCCCTGAAG AGCTATGGTTCTGAAGGGCTAAAGTTAGTGGCCCATGAGGAGACCGTGTCTTTCGGCCAGTCAGTTCTCaaattgacctttgaccctggtTCGCCAGAAGATGGCCTCTTAACAGCAGAATGCAGATTGGATCATcccttttttgtgaaaaataaag GCTGGGCCTCCTTCTACCCGAGCCTGACGGTGGTCCAGCACGGGATCCCCTGCTACGAGGTTCAGCTGGGAGACGTGTTCCTGCCCCCAGGGCACAGGGACGCCATCAACTGTGACGATTCGGTGGTGTTCGACACCTTCAGGAG CTATGACTTCACCCCTCTGGACTCCTCGGCCGTGTACGTTCTGAGCAGCATGGCCCGACAGCGCCGGGCCTCCCAGTCCAGCGGGGGCGCCGTCAGCCCCGACTGCGAGAAGCTGGGCCGGGACGCCGagccccccggcccctcccagTCCCCCCACGGCAAGGCCAGCAGGAGCCACACCTCAGGGACAGCCAGCAGTGCCACGCCCACCAAGTGCAAGCGGCCAATGAACGCCTTCATGCTCTTTGCCAAGAAGTACCGGGTGGAGTACACACAGATGTACCCTGGGAAGGACAACAG AGCCATCAGCGTGATCCTGGGAGACAAGTGGAAGAAGATGAAGAACGAGGAGAGGAGGATGTACACCATGGAGGCCAAGGCCCTGGCCGAGGAGCAGAAGCGCCTCAACCCCGACTGCTGGAAACGCAAGAGAACCAACTCG ggtTCACAGCAGAATTAA
- the hbp1 gene encoding HMG box-containing protein 1 isoform X1 yields MATGLSGELTWHNMVWEVKTKVVPRSIEKGQQVELQSVSGMDEAFDMLKCNEDLPSSPGCPTSESRMEYDDLPELQEVQESRASPAAFQVAAGVSHQERPWESWSPAPDSGSPNTSWLTELANIATSPQSPLLQSSPCNRSSPVHIFANSNSLHSYARPPLASSSAPSPAHGHLRERRRVRASSESESGVFCTSSLSDDDDMGWSHSWPSTAWHCFLKGTRLRFHRGPNVEWQDVEELGDSDDESDDEREALSPSLKSYGSEGLKLVAHEETVSFGQSVLKLTFDPGSPEDGLLTAECRLDHPFFVKNKGWASFYPSLTVVQHGIPCYEVQLGDVFLPPGHRDAINCDDSVVFDTFRSYDFTPLDSSAVYVLSSMARQRRASQSSGGAVSPDCEKLGRDAEPPGPSQSPHGKASRSHTSGTASSATPTKCKRPMNAFMLFAKKYRVEYTQMYPGKDNRAISVILGDKWKKMKNEERRMYTMEAKALAEEQKRLNPDCWKRKRTNSGSQQN; encoded by the exons ATGGCGACGGGTTTG tccGGGGAGCTGACATGGCATAATATGGTGTGGGAAGTGAAGACTAAAGTGGTGCCACGCAGTATAGAGAAAGGCCAGCAGGTGGAGCTGCAGAGCGTCTCAGGAATGGATGAAGCTTTCGACATGCTAAAGTGCAACGAGGATCTGCCGTCCTCTCCAGGATGCCCTACCAGTGAGAGTCGCATGGAGTATG atGACCTCCCTGagctgcaggaggtgcaggagagcCGGGCGTCGCCAGCGGCGTTCCAGGTGGCAGCGGGAGTGTCCCATCAGGAGCGACCCTGGGAGagctggagccccgcccccgacaGCGGCTCCCCCAACACCAGCTGGCTGACAGAGCTGGCCAACATTGCCACGAGCCCTCAGAGTCCTCTCTTACAGAGCTCCCCCTGCAACAG GTCCTCTCCTGTCCACATCTTTGCCAACAGCAACAGTTTACATTCCTACGCCCGCCCCCCGCTAGCCTCCAGCAGCGCGCCCAGTCCTGCCCACGGTCACCTGAGAGAGCGCAGACGGGTCAGG GCCAGCAGCGAATCGGAGTCGGGCGTCTTCTGCACCTCCTCGCTCTCGGACGACGATGACATGGGCTGGTCCCATTCGTGGCCCTCCACGGCCTGGCACTGCTTTCTGAAAG GCACACGCCTGCGCTTCCACAGGGGCCCCAACGTGGAGTGGCAGGACGTGGAGGAGCTGGGCGACTCTGACGATGAGTCTGACGACGAGAGAGAGGCACTTTCCCCCTCCCTGAAG AGCTATGGTTCTGAAGGGCTAAAGTTAGTGGCCCATGAGGAGACCGTGTCTTTCGGCCAGTCAGTTCTCaaattgacctttgaccctggtTCGCCAGAAGATGGCCTCTTAACAGCAGAATGCAGATTGGATCATcccttttttgtgaaaaataaag GCTGGGCCTCCTTCTACCCGAGCCTGACGGTGGTCCAGCACGGGATCCCCTGCTACGAGGTTCAGCTGGGAGACGTGTTCCTGCCCCCAGGGCACAGGGACGCCATCAACTGTGACGATTCGGTGGTGTTCGACACCTTCAGGAG CTATGACTTCACCCCTCTGGACTCCTCGGCCGTGTACGTTCTGAGCAGCATGGCCCGACAGCGCCGGGCCTCCCAGTCCAGCGGGGGCGCCGTCAGCCCCGACTGCGAGAAGCTGGGCCGGGACGCCGagccccccggcccctcccagTCCCCCCACGGCAAGGCCAGCAGGAGCCACACCTCAGGGACAGCCAGCAGTGCCACGCCCACCAAGTGCAAGCGGCCAATGAACGCCTTCATGCTCTTTGCCAAGAAGTACCGGGTGGAGTACACACAGATGTACCCTGGGAAGGACAACAG AGCCATCAGCGTGATCCTGGGAGACAAGTGGAAGAAGATGAAGAACGAGGAGAGGAGGATGTACACCATGGAGGCCAAGGCCCTGGCCGAGGAGCAGAAGCGCCTCAACCCCGACTGCTGGAAACGCAAGAGAACCAACTCG ggtTCACAGCAGAATTAA